In Tachysurus fulvidraco isolate hzauxx_2018 chromosome 9, HZAU_PFXX_2.0, whole genome shotgun sequence, the sequence aatgtcaCACATACTGAAAATATAATTAGCACGATCAGCCATCAGTagtttttaatgattaacaGATAAAGCGAATAGGGAACAATACCCTTAGCTACCataatgaatgtgaatataACACAATAGGAACAGATCGTGGCCGGAGTGAGGAGTCGAACTTGGGTCTGCATTGTGAAAGTCAGAAATAGCTCCACAGTgtgaaggacaaaaaaaaagtcagttaaAAATCCAAAGAACGAATTCAACAGAAACAGATTCTCTAAGCAAAAGGTAAAAATTCACAAAAAGGTTTGAAATCATCCACAACATAACAAACAGCACAATTTATAATAGCCCAAAAAGTCTGGCCTAAAAGCAACCCAACACCAAGCAACTAAATtgagaaacagaagaaataacCACAGGAGAAATGAGACACAGGTGGCAGCAATGACACCTTTTAACAGACTGAGGGGAAAACACATGTGGGTTCAGACTAGGGTTGGGttatcaaaagaaattttccggTTCTGATTCCGGTTCCGATTCTGCCTTACGAATCCCGGTTCTGATTCCATaattaaagaaatgtgaaaaataatgcacgaTACTTAAACAAtaccatttgtgtttattaatcactctttaaatattttaaacagagcatttcaattcatatcaatttaaattttaataagcacatccttaaaaatattcttgtttgccgtaacctgaccaaccctgtcaatttaggacggattaaagttattattatttttttgctttaagtccgaccgacttgccggttgtaaatttgcattaagactgacctttttttttactcttcagtaaacaaaatgtttgctgTCGCTATTCAAAGTCATACGAGTTCGggcataatacatctaaaaaattaattaaaacagctcgacaccacTTTAACTTGGCATGaaattctggaaaaactgtgcccagcatttgcaatgatgcgcctgaaggcacgggttgaagacccagtcagtgacatcacgatatgctaatttgtttaaagtcatacctacgtaatcaccatcaccaattttttttttttttttttttttttttttactgttactgcaaatcAAAATATCTTTAAGGATTGcctaaatccaacatcaaatttaacatccagaattacaacttagcaaaacagcaatttttctgaagaaaaattaaCATGTCCGcacctttcctggcttattgtatatctagctgtggagaaaaccctctcagagggggtagattttcttcattgttgtagctttggataTTAATCCAcacttttgacttttttttagacatgtttaataCAAAGCGTACCTAGGGTTAGCTGTGGTAAGCTGCGTTAATTTGGTTGCATGACTGTAAACAGTgcaaacaattaatattcatgaggtaagacgtggctatttaaagtgaccgctcccagCGCTTTCCCCGGCATCGCATCGGAACCGCGTTTGGAACGGAAACTTAAAAATTCCGGTTCTggttcctgttaaaaaacagaaccgGCTCTGAATAAGAACCGTTTCTCGGTTCTCAACCCTAGTCCAGACTATAGTACATATGTTACTATGGTTTAATGATCCCTGGTTAACCAGAGTAAATATTAGTAGGTTTCAGGAAAAAATGTTCATATAACAGTGATATTTTTTGCAAACAGTGTCATACATCCCTttttctcaacacacacacacacacacacacacacaaacacacacaaacaggaagcTATCTGTTGgcagtttctgtttttttacaaAACCACACGCAGAAATATCCACCTGCTCTCGTGGCACTTTAGAGCCAGTGTGAAACACTCAGCATGTCAGTGACCGCATGTCTAGTCAAGACAGTGTGGAGGCTGATGGGAAAATGGCTACATCCTCTTTCTCACAGCTTCAGGTAACCAAcattttttattccatacacaGAGCATACTGTGTAATACTCCACGCTCAATGTGTACatcctttacatttttataatcaaTAATGTGTTCTTTTTAACATCTGTAACAAACTACAAGGATTATTAGGCAAATTTCACAAAAGCTAGGTCAGAAATACACATTCAATTTGGTCCAATTCAATAATTatccttcatttatttttacccaAAGTCGAAGTCACAAAGAAGAACTCCTATAGCAGTCTTCTTACACAACAGCATGATGGCAGAAGATCTCAACAGCATTTGATTCTTAACCTGATATAGAATctgctttatatatttaaaatgtacatttacttgtattatacatattatacatttaaaatgtataaaaacaaatgttgttgTAGCAAACTATCTGAAGCAATTGTAAATCCCATGCTTGGCCATGGTGTATATTcaatatacagtggtgtgaaaaagtgttggctcccttcaggattttttactttttttgcatgtttgtcacactttaatgtaacagatgatcattcattcattgattcattttctaccgcttatccgaactacctcaggtcacggggagcctgtgcctatctcaggcttcatcgggcatcaaggcaggatacaccctggacggagtgccaacccattgcagggaacacacacactctcatttactcacacaatcacactacggacaattttccagagatgccaatcaacctaccatgcatgtctttgtaccgggggaggaaacccccgagccacggggagaacatgcaaactccacacacacaaggcggaggcagaaATCGAAcacacaaccctggaggtgtgaggcgaacgtgctaaccactaagccaccgtgccccccatcagatcatcaaacatatttaaatatgagtcaaaaataacacaagtaaacacaacatgcagtttttaaatgaaggtttttattattaagggaaaacaaaatccaaacctacatggccctgtgtgaaaaagtgcttgccccctaaaccttataactggttgggccacccttagcagcaagaactgcaatcaagcattaGCGacaacttgcaatgagtctgttacagcgctgtggaggaattttggtccacttgTCTTTgtagaattgttgtaattcagccacattggcgGGTTTGtgcatgaaccacctttttaagggcatgccacagcatctcaataggatccAGGTCAAATTTGCTTCAGCtcgaggtcacgaacagatggccgcacattgtcctttctttgttctttgggtagacagcagaattcatggttctaTATACCAGGTATAACACAACCAGAATGCTGAAAactgtggaataaaacacaagcaATATGGTAAAGGATGGAATAATAGAGATGTGATTcaatgctgtttaaaaaaaagtgtctcaCCCATAAGGAGGCTGCTGTGTGGTGGCTGTTTAGCTTGATCCAGTTTTGTTTAGGCTGATGCAGGTGGagagtttgttgttttcttgtttttagcCAAAGTGGGAAACACTAGCTATTATGGGACAGGGTGTCCTAACTTTTTCCTCAGTTGAAATTAGTAATGGGCGATATAAACGATATACGATATAAACGATACAAAATTGGCCTACGATAGAGATTTTAATTCTATTGCACTATCGCGATAATGCATGTTGATGACGCAATCTACCTGCGAAAGTTAGAGCCACGAGCTGCAGCTGGCTGCAACGAATCATCATATTCGTCATCTTGAATGAACATGGCTGAAAGCATCAGCGAAACAGAGGAGCTCGTGAAAAAGACCGGTGCAACATCTATTATTGGTTTGGATTTAAGCCGTCCGACGAGCAGCAGAAAAATATactctgtagagtgtgtggggcAAAAGTTCCAGCTAAGAGCGGTAACACGACTAATCTGTTCTACCACCTCAAAACTAAACATGTCCTTGAATACCACCAGTATTGCCAGGCAATGCAGCCAACCGCAAGATCCAGTACGAAGAACGCATGACAGAAAAAACAGGAACTAATCCAAACCTAAATCCAACAGTCATTTTCAAAAGGTACTCCTTATATTAGGaagagctaacaggctaacatgctaacaccaGACCATTTTTCCTGTGCTTTGCATATTTTGTGTCATTTgcactttttactgtatatatggcaTGCCACTACTGTAAAGaaacttttatactttaaaaattcTCTTTAGTTGATGTATATGTTCCTTATActgaaagtattttatttatttattttgtgctttcatttagcactttataatgttttcatttgaagtATGTGCACTACACTTGgaagaattttctttatttaaaatagccATGCCTAATACTGGAAGTATATCCCTAATTCACAGTGTCCGTTCCTTTATTAACAAGACAccagttttaatttcattaggagaacaaaatgtttaaaaccaaATGTGTTCCCTCGGCTGCAGGTTtgaaatatgcttttatttaaagtgtctgtgcatttacacagaataatTTTCTTTGCCTAATTAATACTGGAAGTATTTTCAGTACAGTGTATGTTCCTTAACTAAAAAGACACCAGTTTTTATGTTCTCTGCAACTTGGGTGGCATTTAAGAACCAATGACTTGAACTAAGTATAGTGCCTTTTAGAAggaaagacttttatttatctgcaacattttgttgtataatTACAGTTTTGCTTTTGCACAATAAATGTTCTCAAAACAACATacgtttctttatttcttaaaaaatacatttagcagTTTGGCTTTCCTAAGGGTCTGTGTAACCTGTTCTGAAATGGttctaattataatttatatatcacAATATATATCGTTATCGCAAGAGGCTGCAATGTATATCGCAATATGGATTTTAGGCCATATCGCCCATCCCTAGTTGAAATACtcattttgttgcttttttttgtttaataagtgaaaacaaagtgagtttttttttttgttgctttcaaGTAATTACATCACTTTCTACTTTTTTGTGCTTTGAGACaaatgaattttattaaaaGACAATGTTATGTGTTTTGACTTGTGGACactgtttatacatttacaattagttacatgcaaaaaataaaagctttatttacttatacaaaaaataatttaaagaaatgtattgaATTGATTTTACTGAATTGTCAGCAATGAAAAGTGATATATAGGAGAGTCCAAATATACCACTGTTgtgagttttgaaaatgtgaacacagtgttgttaaatgtgtgtaactaattgtaaaaaataaaaactgtaaatatgaTGTAATGCAGGAAGTGAAATActcattttgtttaataagtgaaaacaaagtgagttttttgttctttacaagcatttacatcatttttatctacaggtacaaattaaaataagagACTTATAtattgacatttcttaataaagaactgaatatttaatggtgtgtataaagttaaATGAAATATACAACACCTTGGTAAGGCTGAAGTAGAACTCAGCTGTTctactgttttttatttgctgtaagacaaatgcattttattaaaagacGCTGTTATGACTTGAAAATGTGAACAAAGTGTTTATACATTTAGAATAGTTACATGCAACTGAGTGTCTCTCTTTATATACTTTGGTTTTCAGGAAACCACAACAACCATTATGTCATTTCTCAGTTTTGAAAACATATTCTATCATTTACTTCatcgcacacacatacagaaacacacacatacatatacacataagtctttttttaaacaggctACAGATGTTACATTTAACAGATGTTTCATAATAGGCCACATTTTATGCTAGTTTGGTTTGTGACATTGTTACGGTTCATAAAATTGTCAAAATGATTTCAGGTTTGAGGTCACTGACAGTCTTTCATCAACCCAgatatatctatattatatttttaagtttATGGTTTGTCAGGTAAAAAAGAATCATTGCAGGAACCCTgacaccccaccccccaaagacacacacagtcacgatGGAAATCACAATGAATCAGACCCATGTGCAGGATTAAAAAcctttcttgttttatttagctATAAAATgacacaacagaaacaaaacaatacacaaatactTAGAAACAGGcctgaaaacaaagacaatGAAAACAATTTCAAACCCGAACTTgataatacacaataaatcGACAAAGACAATTAAAATCGGGTAACATAACACATTACATGATCACATGATGCTTCTACAAGGAGTAAAAATCAATCTGTCTGAAATCTGCCTGAAAGGGAATtgtccacacacagacatatttaTGCCTgtgtctacacacacatgcacagaaacatACACGTTCACACAGAAAAAGACCAAGTAAGCCACAGACCCTAAGATTTCTAGTTTTTATGGAAAAGAGGACACCATGTCTTACACAAAACAGAgtgatgaacttttttttttgcagaatgcTACACaaaagatataaaataacaaaacactaAAATCATGATTTGTAAGATTACCCACATGATTACAATCTGCTATTTATGGTTATAAACAAATCACAGGAAATAAACCAAGTCAATATTGTGAATCCAGTGCTTACCATGGTATGTATTTAATCTATTGTATGATTTCAGCattattctatatatttacTGCAGATTAATTTGTTACAATGCTGGCATATTCAGTTTTCTCTCCCACACTGATCTGGACCCGAGCTGCTCCGGCTGTGTGAATGTGGCTTACAGTAGAGTAAGTAACATCAGGAACAGTCTGTGAaagacagaagaggaaaatTCTATATATAACATTTCTGTTACTTCTACTGTTGTCTCAAAGAAGCAGGTAAAATCCTGTAAAGATGACGTAAATCTCCAAATCTGACTTCTTTATTTACACCAGGTGTTGTTCAGTACATTTAAGACTTAAAGATGTCACATGACGACAAAAATACAGCTGAATCCAGGCCTAATGTACACTAACCTGATCCTTCTGCTTTGGATGTCCTTCAGTTATCACGTTCTTTCCACATCTTCTTCCTAATGGGAAAAGACCTCAGAAATCACACTATCAAACATATATAGTTACTGACTGACTTTTTTGATTGAGACACAAAAGGAAGTTTGTGGAAATTGTACTAATTAATCGATttcaaaatctgtgtgtgttttgtacctTTGCGTCTCCAACAAATAAATGCCATTACACCAACTATCACCAACAGAAAAGCAGCCACAATGCTGAGaactggaaaaaacaacaacaacaacaaaaccatataaaatgttttaataaggATAATAATACTATCATATATTTTCAGTACTGattaaaagttttggcacccaaAGGGAGGCTGCTGTGTGGTTGTTGTTTAGTTTGTTCCAGTACAGTACAGGATGATGTAGGTGCAGAGATTTTTGTGATCTGGGGCTGTTCTGTTGGAGGTCTTCTGTCTGTTGTCTCTGAGCGTGTTGAAGATTCCCTTCTTcctacaaaaaacacaaaatttaaGAATAAAGAATGTTTATCACTGTTAGTAATACGACACATGACCCTGGAGTAAAGCATGGTGTTTACCTTGTTCTAGTGTTGTTGAGGATGATGCAGGTGGAAAGTTTGTTGTTTTACTTGAAGGCTGTTCTGATGGAggtcttctgtctgttttaccCGAGCGTGTTGAAGTTTCTCTTCCTCCTGAAAAGACAAaccttaataaatataaagtctgTTTATAATCACTGTTACTAATATGGCTCATGACACTCACGCTCAGTTATTAACGAAACAACCTGTTTTGGGTTGACATTAaaaacttatttaaaaataaaaggtaaCATAATTAGTGTCATGTTAATGAGGTTAAATGACACCTACATAAACAACAACTGGCATGAACCTACATGAAGatttataaagtgtaataaGTGTCAGCTGATGTAAAGACTGAGAGAATTGACAAAGATATCAGATAcagatttctatattttatttctctgactGTAAATCAGAACAAAATATGAAGACAGATTGAACAACATGACATTGACACCTTCTTaaacttaattattaattaattaataccgTATTAATGTTCATTTAGGTTTATGTCAGTATTAATGAAGGTGTGTTCTGAAGGCTGTGCTCTCTCTGGTGATGATAATCAGACAGAAATCACATGACACAAAGGTGTTTCTGTGCTgttaccctgctcctgctctgacctgcacaccaaATAGGTGTCATTTTAATGTGACACACTATGACTCGTAGAGTAAAACCATCAGTTATTGTAAATTTAGTAGACATGTTTGTTACATATATGACTATAATTCAGTTCTCATCAGGACTGTTTCCACACTAAATATAAACGTTTATTGAGTATTTAAATGCTTTacctttaacatttatccagatGTCTCTGTATTCCTTTAATCCAGTGCTGCACCTGTAGGCTCTCTGatcctcttctctcaggtcagatatgagcagagacagattacCAGGAGAAATGTTATTAAACAGCTGAAGTCTGTCACGATAGTGTTCATCATTTAACATGTCTTTCAGACCTCCTCTTATGTAGGCCTCCCAGGTGAATGTGTGAGGTttggtgtgcaggtcagagcaggagcagggtaacAGAACTGAACCACCAGGGTGTCCAATGTAAACATATTTAGTTTGAGCAGAGAGATCAcagcctacagacacaaacatacaaacactcagaaTCTACTGAATACAACATGAAGTACAATATTTTCAAATGaacttttaaagaaatatttattctttaatcctttttgtgtaaaaataaagaaaagtgcTACATAATTCAGTCCACATAGACCActgttgtgttcactgtgtgaaaagatttaaaaatgtgaacacaGTATTGAGAAATAGATTTaaccaaaaaatgtaaaatggctgcccactgctctgtgtgtgtgtgtgtgtgtgtgtgtgtgtgtgtgtgtgtgtgtgtgtgtgtgtgtgtgtgtgtgtgtgtgtgcgcactttggatgggtcaaatgcagagaacgaattctgagtttgggtcaccgtacttagccgtatgtcacgtcacttttaaaTAAGGCACAAAGTAGGAGGTGAAGCTGGTGATCACTGAACCGTCActgataaataaagttaaaatattattttagggACTTCTTCATAGGGCTAAATGGCTCCATAATAAACTCCTAATAATAAGTGACATGAACCTAAATCAATATTTATAAagacatgtatttaaaaagactTCCTAATGTATCAGCTGATGTACAGACTGTGTTCATCAATGTTCATGTTAAATTGatataaacaccaggtctagtGTGTTATGTAGAGTTTCTTTGACTGTAAATTAGAGtttggttttaatgtttaatgtcataTTACAATTTACTCTGATGTATCAgatattaagataaaaaaacattcaacaaGTTGACAGTGACGTCTAGTGAAGATATTATTAGTGTTTATGTCTTATGTCAGTTGACATGTAGCTCTATAAACACTACAATGTTATGAGAATAAATCTTAGTTTAGACTGAGAAATATTACAAATCCAATCCAACACCAGTCCAAACTTCAGGTCAGTCTGATACCATAATcagtatttaatgtcatttataacTTAATACTGGTGTGTCACTATATGACTCCTAAATTAATTCCCCTTCAGTCCCCGTTCATGGTAAATGGAgtagacattttattacatatgtaactataattcattttaagtaTGATCAAGGATGATTTTacactaaatataaacttttattgtgtatttaaatcatttaccttCAACCTTAATACTCATGTTTCTGTGTTCCTTCTCAGTGCTGCACCTGTAGTCTCTCTGatcctcttctctcaggtcagatatgagcagagacagattaccaggagaaatgtgattaaacagCTGAATTCTGCCACGGTAGTGTTCATCATTTAACATGTCATTCAGACCTCCTCTTATGTAGGACATCCAGGTGAATGTGTGAGGTttggtgtgcaggtcagagcaggagcagggtaacAGAACTGAACCACCAGGGTGTCcaatgtattcatatttagtTTGAGCAGAGAGATCAcagcctacagacacaaacatacaaacactcagaatctactgaataaaacattaaattatacaatatttattctTCAGTACATTTAATTCATAAATTTTGAAATGTCTCTGTTTTACTTCTACTAAGCCCCACAGACCCCAGAACCGGGGGCAAGATGGACGCCAATGCAAATGAGctttaaaaatatgttaatgtattatgtatctacacatgcagcatgCTAAAGCAACAGGAACAACTTTACTATGTGTACtattattttcaattaaatAAAGCAGTATTTCAACACCAGTCACTTAAATGGACACCCACACTTCATAAACGTCATTTGTAGGACTTTCTAATCCTATAATCATAAACACAACCTTGGTTCAGTCAGAAAGCGGAGATTCCACAGAATCTAAGGATCATCACTGTGTGACCAATATTCACAGCAATACAAGGAAAAAACCACAAAGCAACCAAGCAGCCATGGCACCACCTTTGCTCTTACCTCGCTTGATACGAAAACTGGAGGCTTAGAGCTTTCTATAGAGGGTCAAACTTCAGGAAATTCTGTTGAGAAGTCGAGTTATCGATCTTCAACGTTCGGAAAATTTAAATACACTGGACATTTAAATGCACCATCTCAGCTTtccaaaggattttttttttgctttattttggctTTTTAAAAGCGCTGGCTTTTAGCTCTATCGAGGGGAAGCGGCTCAGACTGGCATACAGTCATGTGCGCTGTGTCCTGTAGTTAGTGGTGAACACTGTTGGATTTGGATGTAATGAACTCCTATAgtgacaaataaatcaattataTGAACTTTTATAGTTCGCTAGCTGAGAAAACTCATATACAGAGGTGTGCCAACATTGCACTTGGCACAGGAGTGTGTGTCACTACTATAACCTCTCTCTAATATCTCTGATACACAATAGATCAATAAATCTTGAACCAGTTAATGAtatgttattaaatatatttatggaatattatatttttattttatattcattcattcattcattcattcattcattttctaccgctttatccgaactacctcgggtcacggggagcctgtgcctatctcaggcgtcatcgggcatcatttttattttatattatattattatatttatatatattgtgttcCATCCTCTCTTACTCTGGTCTGGCAATATATACACTTATTTTAACACTTCTGCAGCAATCCCACATGTGTTACCTTTATTCTGGCACCAGAAGTATAAAATACACCCTGAGAAACCTCAGATATTGCAGCCTGATTCCAACACGTACCATCATGAAAACAGAAAGGTCGGCCTGGACGTTCTTCTAAAAAAACCTCTCTTTAATATCTCTGATACACAATAGATCAATCTGGCTTTAAACAGTTAATGGTAAGGAGTTTTAAATTAGATTTCTTGAGGCTTCATTATGAAGGTTTAGGGCTATTCTCCTTTGAATTGAACATTTTTGTCAGACTAAATTTGTTTTgacttttatttctgtgttccAACTTCTATTACTCTGATCTGGTAAAGATAGACTTATTTTAAATAGCAATCTCACAAGTGTTACCTTTATTTTGGTATcagaattattcaaatgaaccttgtagtttttgagatatacTCATTTAAATAGAGCGTCATTTTCGAAAAACAGTCAGGAAAATAGGCTTAGGTCTTAAGTGGTTTTAAGAATTATTAGTTCATATgaaaaatatacagataaataagTATTTAGTGATGAATAGAGAATTGGTACATCCAGCAAATagatcattatttttctttgttcatattttgtttatttatgatatCATATTATgatgatttgtttatttccatatCTTAGTATTGGTATAATTAATAAAGGTTCACTGGTCAATATAAAGCTCACAGCTGatggtgagagaaaaaaaacaagtcatgaGGTTGAAGGAATTGTCCAGTTTGTCATTAAGAGGTTTACTTAAACACACAGGGTCAGTAGTGGAACATCATCAGCTGAACTCAAAACCTGAATCTCTTGTTTCTCAGCCCAGTTCCtaactactgtgtgtgttacactatcctgtgatcatgtgtgtatttgttccaCTTGTTTTGACTCAATGTTATAACTACATCTGTAAGTAAAGACCACTTGGAGAGAGAAATACAACACAAAGTGCAGATTTCTTTAAACTGATCAGTTTCCAGTGTTTTTCTAAtaacataaacatttatcaaTACTATTGTCacctactattactattacgaGCGTGCAGCTCATTACAGCAGTTAACCTCACATCCTTAATGCACTATAACCATCAAAACACTTCACACATGCCTGAtattgacatttcttaataatatttatattgactgacatattgacattttttaataaagaactgaatatttaatggggtGTATAAAGTTGAATGAAATATACAACACAGCTTGGTAAGGCTAAAGTAGAAATcagcttttttacttttttatttgttttaagacAAATGCATAGTATTAAAAGACGCTTACTACTTTTGAAAAGGTGAACAAagtgtttatacatttacaattagtgacatgcaaaaaataa encodes:
- the LOC113646337 gene encoding uncharacterized protein LOC113646337; amino-acid sequence: MMKCLYLLYVVFHVSAGCDLSAQTKYEYNGHPGGSVLLLCSCSDLHTKHHTFTWMSYRTGGLKDMLNDEHYRGRLQLFNNTSPGNLSLLISDLREEDQRVYRCRTEKDYRDMSIYVKGCDLSAQTKYEYIGHPGGSVLLPCSCSDLHTKPHTFTWMSYIRGGLNDMLNDEHYRGRIQLFNHISPGNLSLLISDLREEDQRDYRCSTEKEHRNMSIKVEGCDLSAQTKYVYIGHPGGSVLLPCSCSDLHTKPHTFTWEAYIRGGLKDMLNDEHYRDRLQLFNNISPGNLSLLISDLREEDQRAYRCSTGLKEYRDIWINVKGGRETSTRSGKTDRRPPSEQPSSKTTNFPPASSSTTLEQGRRESSTRSETTDRRPPTEQPQITKISAPTSSCTVLEQTKQQPHSSLPLVLSIVAAFLLVIVGVMAFICWRRKGRRCGKNVITEGHPKQKDQTVPDVTYSTVSHIHTAGAARVQISVGEKTEYASIVTN